CGCACCTCCACCCCTGTACCGCCGGGAACCAAAGCCGCCATGGGTTCCAGCCGGGACAAAAGCGTGGCCAGCTGCCCGGAGGACAGCGGCTGCGGGGAAAAGCGCCGGTAAGAACGGCGGTTCTTGATGAGCTGCAAAAGGTCGGGGCCGTGCCCGCTTGCAGCGGTTGCCACCCACCGCGGCTGCCAAACCCAGGGCTCACCTTCCGTCCACTGCCAGCGGGTCAGCCTGTGGCTCAAGCGCGTGAGCTCCTCCCGCTCCCAATCCCCCGTGACCCTCACTTCGGAAAAAGCCGGCAGCAGCCGGGGCTCCCCGGGCAGCCGACCGAAAACACCTACCGCCACAACCCCTTCTTCATCGGGGGAAAGCCCCACAAGGGCCTCCACCTCCGGGTCGGCAAAAAACGGGGTGACCTCCACCGGCCAGGAAAGCGCCGAAGCTACCAGCCAAAAGTTGGCCACCGCGTGCCCGGCGTCGAGAACCACGTAGCGGTAGGAGCGGGAACCGTACTTCCAGACCGTCCGCTGGAAAACCGTGGTGAAGACCACCACGGGGCCGGAAACCACAGCCCCTTCAGAAAAGCCCAAAGCCCGCGCCCAAGCCCTGGCATCGTAAGCCCCCGCCACCGGCAAAAGCCCGTGTTCCTGGGGCACGTACACGTACACGCCAGGGGCCAGCTCCCCCGCGCCCACGTTCACCAGGTACACCTCCACCGGGTACAGAGCCCCTGCCGAAGGGGCCGCCCGCAGGTAAACGGTTTCCCCGCCGAGACGGCGCACTTCAGTGACACCGTTGGCCGCAAAGAGCAGGGTGGCAAGCTCGGCCAGGGGGCAAGCCCCGCAGCGGGGCGCGGAAGGCCTTGAAAGCCACCCAAGAGCGCCCGGGAGGCCCGTTCCGACCTGCACCAGCGGTGGGGGCAGTGGGATGAGGGTTTTTCCTCCCACGTTTCGCAAGCTTGCCACCTTAGGCCCGAAAAACAACCCCCGCCGCACCAGGCCCCCCAGGGAAGCTGAGGATTCCCTCGCCATGTAGGCCACGGCTTGCCTTGCTTCGCTCTTGGC
The genomic region above belongs to Thermoanaerobaculum aquaticum and contains:
- a CDS encoding SagB/ThcOx family dehydrogenase; the encoded protein is MKALVLLPLVVVFLWTVAAKLWGRPVSPSQIRALVALLLAFYLAATAFLGLFWMSRMELPVFDWHYLMGYGLLLVALWHLWLEWPQLLRFFSRLREERHLKWFLLAAGGSGAVALSAVFGGLELFQLRREEPASLQAGSAAPTPVPPVFPTAVPHVVGPAGVSPGPSGFAKSEARQAVAYMARESSASLGGLVRRGLFFGPKVASLRNVGGKTLIPLPPPLVQVGTGLPGALGWLSRPSAPRCGACPLAELATLLFAANGVTEVRRLGGETVYLRAAPSAGALYPVEVYLVNVGAGELAPGVYVYVPQEHGLLPVAGAYDARAWARALGFSEGAVVSGPVVVFTTVFQRTVWKYGSRSYRYVVLDAGHAVANFWLVASALSWPVEVTPFFADPEVEALVGLSPDEEGVVAVGVFGRLPGEPRLLPAFSEVRVTGDWEREELTRLSHRLTRWQWTEGEPWVWQPRWVATAASGHGPDLLQLIKNRRSYRRFSPQPLSSGQLATLLSRLEPMAALVPGGTGVEVRAVVVRDEALSPGVYRWWPGEGGLQLVKSGSFGRALYRAGFSQELLERAAAAVVFSLDEQTLASTFGRRGFRVGLLATGMLGEVVYLAAGEVGLRACGVGAFADNELSALLELPEGTSPVYLVALGKE